The Coffea arabica cultivar ET-39 chromosome 4e, Coffea Arabica ET-39 HiFi, whole genome shotgun sequence genome includes a window with the following:
- the LOC113741584 gene encoding uncharacterized protein, producing MKKKKQKTTDSSAAALIPTRSTADLKALIQSHSDFFDRLIELIPARFYLPPDDDVSDNPKPYFHGLSKAAKASLKRQSKQNLKLARRNRLDPDKISHSSTLDLLKQSLDTSAHGGEVAEIPPQDVPRAIDLEEKNGGDGNDGEKGQEKQVTYEELREKLRKKIELLRGNRGEGNRSARKGREDDKDRDNHRGEKKRKRDGEGSSGKGVEVVENDSEEIIEYGKVKIGDDEMEGKKRKKKRKMSKVKEWDRAKRLEEVKKENPRVAEREWWRAAENRAMGVKVHDDPRLLRESMKKEKKRKEKNAEKWKERIEGQEKAKEGKQQKRKENIEGRIRDKKMRKIAKREKKLMRPGFEGRKDEYITKD from the coding sequence atgaagaagaagaagcagaagaCGACCGACTCGTCGGCCGCAGCTCTTATTCCTACACGTTCTACGGCCGATCTCAAAGCCCTAATTCAATCTCACAGCGACTTCTTCGACAGGCTAATCGAACTCATCCCAGCAAGATTCTACCTCCCACCTGATGACGACGTTTCTGACAATCCCAAGCCCTACTTCCACGGCCTCTCCAAAGCTGCCAAAGCTTCCCTCAAACGCCAATCCAAGCAAAACCTCAAACTTGCCCGCCGCAACCGCCTCGACCCGGACAAAATCTCCCATTCCTCCACCCTCGACCTTCTCAAACAATCCCTGGACACCAGTGCCCATGGCGGTGAGGTTGCTGAAATACCCCCGCAAGACGTCCCGAGGGCTATTGATTTAGAGGAGAAGAATGGTGGGGATGGTAATGATGGTGAAAAGGGTCAAGAAAAGCAGGTTACTTACGAAGAATTGCGTGAGAAATTGAGGAAAAAGATTGAGTTGTTACGCGGGAATCGAGGCGAGGGGAATAGGAGTGCTAGGAAGGGGAGGGAGGATGATAAGGATAGAGATAATCATagaggagaaaagaagagaaagagggaTGGTGAAGGGAGCAGTGGGAAGGGTGTTGAAGTGGTGGAAAATGACAGTGAAGAGATAATAGAGTATGGGAAAGTGAAGATAGGGGACGATGAGATGGaagggaagaagaggaagaagaagaggaaaatgtCGAAGGTGAAGGAGTGGGATAGAGCTAAGCGGTTGGAGGAGGTCAAGAAAGAGAATCCCAGGGTAGCAGAGAGGGAATGGTGGAGGGCAGCTGAGAATAGGGCAATGGGAGTGAAGGTGCATGACGATCCAAGGTTGTTGAGGGAGAGtatgaagaaggagaagaagaggaaggaaaaaaatgcaGAGAAGTGGAAGGAGAGGATTGAGGGCCAGGAGAAGGCTAAGGAGGGGAAGCAGCAGAAGAGGAAGGAGAACATTGAAGGGAGGATTAGGGATAAAAAGATGAGGAAGATTGCTAAAAGGGAGAAGAAGCTCATGAGGCCTGGGTTCGAGGGGCGCAAGGACGAGTACATTACGAAAGATTAA